A stretch of DNA from Manis pentadactyla isolate mManPen7 chromosome 19, mManPen7.hap1, whole genome shotgun sequence:
AGACTTTAAGGCCACGTTTGGTAataaatctacaaagaaaagaaaagacaacGTCAGTCACATCCTCCCAGCCTTGGGACCGGGAGTTGAGATCAGACCAGATGTAAGAGATCTGGTCAGAAATTCCTGGATGAAAGAGCCTTTCAGAGCCGGGAGACCTCAGATGGAAACCTCTGTCCTGCGATCTGTTCTAGCAGAAAGGGGAAGTGTCTCCAGAGAACAGCCCGCCCCTTGGTCCACGAGAAGCCCGGGCTCCTTTTCCCAGCAGGGCTCCTAAACCTCGCAGCGAGCCTGGACAGGTGGGGTCCCCACTGCAGTGACCACAGGTCTCCCTTTTCAAGTCTAAACACTCTCAGCTTCTGGACCCGAGGTGATTTATCTTAACTTCTTCAGGTAAAGTTGCGACTGTGTGCTGGGAAAAGAGGCTATTCTGACAACAATCCTGGAAAGAGAAGGTACGTAGCCTAGTTTTTGACACATTTCCTTGAGATGTGGCAGCTGATAAGAGCCAGCACCCTCCTCTATTCCAACACGCCAGAGGGCAAGGAAGAGGGGGATTCCAGCCCCACCACGTCCAACCTCAGCCCCAGGACAAGTCCAACCTCAGCCCCAGGACAAAGCAGCATACTCGTGTGGCTCCCAGTTACCCTCCTGCTAAGCTGAATAAGAAAGGAGCATGATAGTCTTTATTTGGGTGCCAAATGTTTGCATTAATCATTATTTGGTGCTTCACAAAGACAGGGGCAAATGGGAAAACCAAGGGGCTGCTGGTGAAGTGGCTCATCCCCCCTGGGGAAGGCAGCGTGTCTGTGGGCTGTGTCCCACCTCTGTTCCCTCTGGCCCAGCGCTGGGGAGACACTCACATGACTGCCTTCATGGAGCCCTCCTTGATGGTGTAGGTCTTGATGTGTTTGATTGGCAGCCGCCGGGTTGTTAGACTCACACAGATGCTCTTTTCTAGGACTTCACTCCCCACACCTGGTGAAGAAAATGAGACGGACAAGCAAAAATAAAGTGTAATGTCAAATAGCATAAATGTCAGGGCGTGACAAATAACAAGAGAGATGTGATAAAGGGTCGTGGGAGGAAGGAGACACCAGAGGCAGGGCGGGCAGTTGGTTTTGACGGAACGCATGACGGTGTgctcattttaaaagataaaatatgagCTGTGCTAAGGGCGTCATCTCTGAAGGGCTCGTCCTCAATAACGTGGCCCACAGGAGATGAACTTTTCAGCTTAGGAACCACCTTACACTGGGGAACAGAAAATAACTTGGGGGAGTCAATAACATCAAGGGTTTGGCAAAATCTAATCAAGAGTTCTAAGCACGGGTTTTCTCCGAGCTGAAGAAAAATATTCAGCCGAAGCATCTGAAGCCACGTGTGATGATGCAGTTTGATCCAGGGCGTTGCTGGTATATGAAGGCTTTTGGAAAACATGAAACTAACAGGTGCCCCCCTAACGCGGCTCTGcccctctctttcccttcctcccctggCATTGGTCTGCAGGTGCCTACCCACCATCTCTGCCTGTTTACCCCTGATGCTGGATGCCTCTGAGCCCAGCAACAGAGGGAAACCTGCTTAACTCTCTGTTTCTCCCAAGACGGAAGAAACAGTGTTTCTCTAACATGGACCCAGGACCCAGAGAATCCTGCTGGACGCCGACCCCCATACGCTTGCCCCATTCTCAGTCGTCTCTGTGGGTCTCTGTTATCTGTGAGGGTATCCCCTCCACTCACACTGTGGGTTGAGTAGAACCAGAGATTCCTGGGTGGTTATTCTAAGGAGCTTTGCCCCGTGGGACGCGTAAGGCCATCGATGTAGGATCCTGGGGCCCAGGCCCTGGTCTGCAGTGTATCCGCCGTTTCCCCTGCCCACCCTGGGTTTCTGCCAAACACCACACCTATCATCACCCCCACATTGCAGCACGTGGCCTCAGGTAAAATCTTACACTCTGTTGTGTCATCGACACTTTTTATCTTGCACACAATTTCAGGGAGCTCCAGACTTTGCCCTCTCTATGCACGGACACCCCTGGGGATCCGTGGTGAGGCTCAGATATTCTAACCTGAGTAATACATCTACAGATTAGGAGGTGGAAAGGGGAGTCAACGAAGCCATTAATTATACTAAAGGATATTCTCTCGTGTTGTCAGAGCCACAAGGAGAAACAAACTCCAACTAATTGGGGGGAAAAAATGATCCTTTAAGAAATATGTGTTGGATGTTTGGATAAGGCTCAGCATAGCCAAGTCACATCTGGGTATGTCTGGCGGTTTACTGACTGCACATAGGCATTGATCTGTTAGCACTTCTAAACTCAAGAAATCTATTGTAAATGGGAACAACATTCCTGGCAGCAATAATAGACTCCCCTACAAACTTGAAGGTAGTATTGATTTCCTGGGTATGAAGGTATGAGTTTCCAGTCGTTTTTTAATAGAAAGtattgatttgtcctttggaacaCACACCTTCTAGCTCATTCTCACATTATCACTGGACTCTTGACAACTTGGAGAATTTATCgatattaaacaaacaaaagctaTAAAGGTACACACAATCATCCCCACCTTTCCACAGCTAATATTCATCAAGAAATTACTGCTTGTGAGGAAATCTGACAAGTGATCATGAgatgtatttcattttaatgagaGTATCTGTTATTATAGTCAACTTCTACATACATAAGAATGGCTCTAAGAGGTTAAGAAATTTACCCCAAATCACTCAGTCATGAAAAGGAGGAGCCCAGACTCTCACGGAGTTCCCTCTGTCTTCAGAAGCTACAAGGTCCCCAGGACCCACAGCGATGGCTCGCATCTCATAGCTGGGAGTCTGAGCTTACCTTGGGGAAGGCAGTTCCCTCCCATCAAACCCGAGTCACAACCAACTGCGTGCCCCTCTGCCCGGGTCTCTGCTCCTTGTCTCGCAAACAGCCTTTGCACTTACCTTCCACGGTGCATGCGGTGAGACAGCAGGTCCCAAGCAAGACCAGGATGAGCAGTCTCATGGCTGACATCCCCTGGGCTGTGTAGAAGGGAGGTGAGCCCCAGCCCCTCTCAGGCCCCTTTTATGCCTCCGCTGGTCAGCATGCTTCCTGTGCTAAGAGGGGGCTTTCGAGGTGGGTGTGGGACCACGGAAACTCTTTGCAACGCTGATGCTTTCTCGCGTGAATAAAAAAGCTCCTTTGCCCCCACACCTTGTGGCCTTTTCCCCTTCTCCTGTGGTTAACGTGTCAGTGAAACCAAATGCATGCACAAAAGAAAGGTGGTTGCCTCATCTCCTGCCACCACTGAAATTCAAATCTTCCACTGCACTCTGCCAAGGCCCAGAGGCCGGGGACAGTGCACAGGAAATGAGGAGGGGGTGGTGGCCACTATGGTCCAGCTCTCTCCTGCCTGCCACACGTAACATCCGCTGTACGTGAGGCACCCAGCACCACACACCACGTACCCCTGATGCCTTCAAGCCTATAATGTAGGatctcaataaataattattaattgaATAAATGAGTATAACCTAACTTTCttataattttattcctttttttgaaGATCCAAAAACAGGAGCCCTTTTCCATTAAACGTGGAGCTCGCTGTTTACACTGATACTGTCCTAGGATGGCAAGAATATAGGGCGGAAAAAGGTCAAAGGATACAGACACTGGAATAGACCTGAAAAGGGATACAGCCAAACCACCATTttttttacaaatgggaaaacaaaCTACAGTTCCGGGCACCACCACGAAGCTCCTGCAGACTGTCACATGTCAGCAGGGCTCAGGGAACGTCAGAAAAGGGCCGACCCTACAGTGCACCTTGGGAGATCCGCGCAATTCCAGCCCCTCCACTTCCTGCTCTTTGTTACACGTTTCCTTATTTACTGTATGTTAACATCTTTCATAACGAGCCATAAATGTAAAGCTGAGTTAATGTAAATTTCCCACTGACACCTGTAGAAGTTGTATGTTCTCCTTTGTTGCGTCGCTGCACCTACTATTTACCTTGCACTTCTCTTTATGGCCTTTTGGGTCTCAACCAAGGGTCTGTAGCCATGAGAGTCGCCACACACCTGTTACCACCTCTGCTTTCCCACAGCCCGCCCTTCTTTCTGCTCTTGTGCCTTCTCTGTCCTTCTTTTATATTATTCCTGCTGCATCAATTTCCTAAATCCTGGCATTTTTATTTCCCATTAGGATAGCCAAGTCCATTAATGCCTGAGTTTACCATCGCGCCAAAGATGGACTCATCCCCCTCTGACAGTCAGGCAATCACGTGTTTCATAGGATCTACGGATATTTCTCTAGCACCTGGATTTTTCTCTGAAAGCCAACATAAATTTGCCAAGGGTAATTACTTTTGCATAACTGACAAGAAAGGAGCTTAAAAGCTGGGTGAACTTTGCttattttgtgtttaaaatgTTAGTGTGAGGAAATGCAAACCCTTTTAGTAACCATTCCTAGAATGAATATAAACAAAGCAGTTCAAATAAGTTACagggcaccttaggcatttctgGTAGGAACCTCCCACCCAAAATAAAGTGCACATATAGAAATTCAAGAAAGCAACCATCAAAATGGAGAAGATACTTTTCTCCTCCcagtggggaggagaggatgAGTAATTTCTTTGGGCGTTACACCTGCAGGGGTGTCAGCCATCGAGCAGTATTACCATGATGTGAGGCGGACATGCGCCACAGTGGTGGCACAGGGCTTCCCACATCTATGGAAGCTCCCATATCCCTGTCCTTTCCTCAGGGTAGAATACAGATTTCCATTTCCAACCCATTACCAGCATTTGGCTTAGACTGAACCAATGAAACCAACTCTACAAGTTTGGACTTGGAAGAAATCAATAGAAGGGAGAAGTCTCTGCATGGAATCCCTCTCTGGGGTGAATTTTATGATTGTGGACAAAAGCCATggagtttcatttgttcttaattaattgtctttattttttttaagtggttttaggttcatagcaaaattgagcagaaaacaCCGAGTTCCCACACCCCTCACCCCACACATGCACCCCCTTCCCTCACCATCAGCATCCCCATTAGAGCAGGTGAACCCACACTGAACATGCAACAACCCAGGGAACACAGTTCACATTAGGACACACTCTTCACATTGTATAGCCTGCGTTTCGATAAATGCGCGCACCCTTATAGCTTCACGCAGAACATGTTCACCACCCTAAAATCACCTGTGCTCCATCTGTccacccctccttccctctgACCTTCTGGGACCCTAATAGTTCTTGAAACTCCCTAATGAGGTTTGAGGTTGAGTATCTTCtgatatgcttatttgccatctgtgtgtcttctttggtgaggtgtctgtgcAGATCATTTGCCCAGGTTActtaattgttttgtttgttttccttctgcTGAGCTTTAAGAGTTCTGTATGTCTTGGATATGGTCCTTGATCAGATgtatcttttgaaaatatttcctttcattttgtgGCCTCAATTCTTGTTCCCTTTGCAGTGTCCTTCAcagaacagaagtttttaaatttaaagaaaccaacttaattttttcttttaaggagaaGGCAAGTATCTGCAACATCTCCAAACCCAATATTACCTAGATTTTCTCCCACATCATGTTTCATGAGCTtgatagttttgcattttacatttaggtctatgaaacattttgagttaattttttacaTGCAAAACATGTAAAGTCTGTGTCTTGATTATTTTGCTTTGAATGTGGATGTCTAGTTGTCCCAGACCATTTGTTGAGAAGAACATCCTTTCTCCAAAGAATTGCCTTACAGCCCGTTGTCAAAGATCATTTGACTATATTTGTGCGGCTCCATTTCTGGACTATCTATCTACTTTTTTGCACTGATATCATTGTCTCTTCCATTGGCAATGCCACTTTATCCTGATTATCATAGTCATGGAGTTTTCAGAAGTTGCCACAGTAGATGCCCTAGAGAGTGTGCCCCACATGGTACCCAAGATTCAAGCTTGTGTCTCTGACAAGTGTTGTGAGAACCCACCAGCAGGCAGACCCGCAGTGTAATTTGGGAACTATTCCTGATTAAAGCGTGTTCTGTGGCTTGGAACTAAGGACTCAGTGGCAAGGATGACCTCCATAGACAGCCTCCTGAATGCTTTTGATGGGAAGTTGCCAAATGTAGTGAGCCCTTTATTTACTTTCTTGAGGCACTATGGTTTTGAGGAAAGAAAGGGGACCTAAAGTCAACAGACTTGGGCCGAAGTCTTGGCTTTTCAGTGGCTGACTATGTCATGCTGAAATTACCTAACTTTCCTGAATCTGTTTATTCTtctgaaaatggggataatttctGTCTCATTGGGTTGTTTTAGAGGAATAGGTGATGTTAATCAAAAGCACTTAACAGATAATAGTGAATAAACCCTTAATTGATACTATGTGCATTTTCTATCTGACAGGCATAGGAGGACCTTCTTACTCCAAAGTGCCTAAAAGAGAGAGTGAGGCTCTCCACTTGACTGGATGCACCAGCTTAGGAACAGTGATGACAAGACCGGAAATAATGAAGCATTTTAAGGAAATACAAGCACTTTCAGTAGGAGTAAGCCGAATCATTTTAGTAGCAGCAGCTCTATGATTTAACGACTAAATATTAGTATAACAATCCAATTCAACGAGAGAAAGGATCGGTGTACCTTGTGACGAAGGTGGGCCCAGAGAAGTTGCATGTTTAGTCTGGATATTACTGTAAGAATTCTCTCCATCTGTCCTTGCTAGTTAGGGATGATGTCACAGCAAATGTGGTATTGGTATGACGTCACAGTAGAGGTGGTATTCGTATGACTTCACAGCAGAGGTCGTATTGGTAGAAATAAAGATCAAGTTTCATGGTCTACTCATTTCCATTgagaatgattttattttctcctttcaaatGAGCAGCTTAATTAATGAATATTAATTGTTGAAAATAGTTCAAAAAACAGAGATTACTGCTCCTAGTGTTTCAGTGTCTACCTTTCCAGAATATTTCCTATGCATTTAGGTACAGATAGAAAGATGACAAAAATGAgactatattatatatactacTGTTTCTCAGCCTGTTTTCTTTCcaactaaatatattcatgaaaataCTCCAGGTCTGCAAATAAAGAACTGGatcatttttaatggctgcagaTAATCTCTTAGATGTTTGTAACAAAATGTATTTAAtctcctattgatggacatttagataaTTTTGGCAGAGAGGAAGTTGTTACCAAGACTACAGGAAGCATCCTTTCCCATATGTATTTGTGCCATTGTCCAATCATTCCTTTAGGCAAATTCCCAGGAACACAGCTCCTGGGTTAAATAAATGATACCCACTGGTTTCTTAGGTCACCCACATGTGTGAAGGAGCGTCATACTCCCAGAACCCACCTCAGTGAAAAGGAATAAAAGCCAGCCCCTGGTGGTTTCTGATAAAGCAGATAAAACAGTAGACGTGAGCCTATTAAGAGCACTAGCCCTACTGCTGAAGCCAGTTCTTCATCCTGGGGGCGCAGCAAAGAGGCTGCCGGCAGAGTGTGGGGAGGCAAATCACCCACCACCCTCCATCagctccctccgcctcccccagGATGCACACGTGGCCCTCACACACGGTGTGGCCCACAGTGGGTCTATGTGGTTTATTGAAAGTAACCAGAACTGCAGTGAAATTTCCTCACCCGTGACGATGCACACATTCAAACCACTGTTCCTTAGACTCCGACCATCACCAGAGGCGAAACTTAgtcatgcagaacaaattctctCCGGCGCCTGCTTGCCCTCTCTCGTGGGTGACCCATATTCCTTTTCTCAATTTACCTGCTCCCTCGTGTCTCCACAAACAAGAATGAAGCTTAGACAACTGATGTTAAACAATCTGCTCAAAGCAAAGATTTGCTTTTTGAAAAGACAGAGGGCGAGGGAATCAGGGAATGCGCTTCCCCTTGGCACGGGAGTGGGTAAACATGAGGATTTGATGGTTTCTTTTTACTATAAAAGTCCTACACCTAAACCCTCAAGAAAACATAGCAGCcctcaaatacaaaagaaaatatcacCCTGATGTTTACTCTTCACTGCCAAAAATTGGTACAGAAAGGGCAGTGCACATAGAATCACCCTGGGGCGTCACAAGGACAGATTTCTATCCCCACATCCCACAGGAGCAAATACCCTTGTGGGCAGCTTATAAAAGACGAGGAGTTTTCATTTGAGCATACCCTGGAGTTCTGTGACAAGAAAACTTGTACAATGTGTGCCCAGGAAGATAATAACCGTGCACACCACAGAACTCAAGCATGAGTGTATTCTTCTTCACCAGGAAAAGCCTAGGAATGTTTGGACCATGGCAAAAAGAACCACAGAGAGGTAAACTGATCTCTACCTATTGGCAAGGGACCGCCTGTAATTCATGTGCTCCACCGATCGGTCTGGGCTGAGTGGGAGGAAGGCGCCAGAGGAGGATCATCTGGCAAAGCGGCTTGTCTGCTTTAGGAGTTTCTCACCTCGAGGTGTGATGTCTGAGCTGCGGGGCTCAGGGGAGGTGTCGTAAGGTGGGGACACTTCATCATCACCCGGTCGCGATCAGGAAGTCTGGTAAAGGTGTGAAACCTAATGCATCCTTTCAGACCCCAGAACACCCAGTTTACACTATTTTTAATGTAGtatgattttgttcatttgtggAATATCTACCTTCACGAAGGAATAGATTGTAGTGGCCAAGGGCCAGCCAGACAGCCGGCTTGACCACTCGGTGACTGCAGCCCTCAGCAGGCCGTGTAGTGCCCTTGAGCGAGCCCTGCGTGCTTCAGTTTGCCCGGCTGAAGGAAACGGAACCAACAGGACTCGTTTCCACAGGGGGCGGTTGCAAGAAGTGAGTTAGCTCATGCAAAGTACTTAGAATTGTTCCTGGCATGTACTAAGCACTCGATATATATTAATTAGCTGATGTTATGAATATAGTGTTAATATTATGCAAAATCTTACATAGTGGAGAGTGAAGAT
This window harbors:
- the LOC118919935 gene encoding lymphotactin-like, whose protein sequence is MSAMRLLILVLLGTCCLTACTVEGVGSEVLEKSICVSLTTRRLPIKHIKTYTIKEGSMKAVIFITKRGLKVCADPQVEWVKKAIKTVNNSARRNVKQTKPTGASQPTHTAVTLTG